A portion of the Pseudoalteromonas luteoviolacea genome contains these proteins:
- the rplL gene encoding 50S ribosomal protein L7/L12, with the protein MSVTKDQILDAIAEMSVMEVVELVEAMEEKFGVTAAAAVVAAGPAEAAEEKTEFDVILAGAGGNKVAAIKAVRGATGLGLKEAKALVESAPAPIKEAVSKEEAEALKKDLEEAGAEVEIK; encoded by the coding sequence ATGTCTGTAACTAAAGACCAAATCCTTGACGCGATTGCTGAAATGTCAGTAATGGAAGTTGTTGAACTAGTTGAAGCAATGGAAGAAAAATTCGGCGTAACTGCAGCTGCTGCTGTTGTTGCTGCTGGTCCAGCTGAAGCTGCTGAAGAGAAGACTGAGTTCGACGTAATCCTAGCTGGCGCTGGCGGTAACAAAGTTGCTGCTATCAAAGCTGTACGTGGTGCAACTGGTCTTGGCCTTAAAGAAGCAAAAGCTCTTGTTGAGTCTGCTCCTGCGCCAATCAAAGAAGCTGTTTCTAAAGAAGAAGCTGAAGCACTTAAGAAAGATCTTGAAGAAGCTGGTGCTGAAGTTGAGATCAAGTAA
- the rpoB gene encoding DNA-directed RNA polymerase subunit beta — MAYSYSEKKRIRKDFGKRPQVLDIPFLLQTQLESFKKFITPDADGDTGLEAAFRSVFPIKSYSGNSELQYVSYRIGEPVFDVKECQIRGVTYSAPLRVKLRLVLMDKEAPGTVKDIKEQEVYMGEIPLMTDTGTFVINGTERVIVSQLHRSPGVFFDNDRGKSHSSGKVLYNARVIPYRGSWLDFEFDVKDNLFVRIDRRRKLPASIILRALEYTTEQILDLFFETTSFEVVNGKVMMELVPSRLRGETAAFDIKDADGEVLVEQSRRITARHIKNIEKKGITQLEVPHEYIIGRVVAKNYIDESTGEIIAEANAELSLELMAELVKAGHTKIDTLYINEVDSGAYMSETVRIDSSSNRLEALVEIYRMMRPGEPPTKDAAEALFDNLFFSEERYDLSTVGRMKFNSRVGYDSDTGPGTLCKEDIVSVMKVLIDIRNGKGEVDDIDHLGNRRIRSVGEMAENQFRVGLVRVERAVRERLSLGDLDNVMPQDLINAKPISAAVKEFFGSSQLSQFMDQNNPLSEVTHKRRISALGPGGLTRERAGFEVRDVHVTHYGRVCPIETPEGPNIGLINSLSTYARTNDYGFLETPYRKVVDGIVTDEVDYLSAIEEGQFVIAQANTNLTEENQFAEELIPCRHKGESTFMPSDSIQYMDVSPQQVISVAAALIPFLEHDDANRALMGSNMQRQAVPTLRADKPLVGTGIERTLAKDSGVTIVAKRGGVVKYADASRIVVNVNEDERVPGEAGIDIYNLTKYTRSNQNTCINQKPTCMVGEPVVRGDVLADGPSTDLGDLALGQNLRVAFMPWNGYNFEDSILLSERVVQEDRLTTIHIQELQCIARDTKLGPEEITADIPNVGESALGKLDESGVVYIGAEVKGGDILVGKVTPKGETQLTPEEKLLRAIFGEKASDVKDSSLRVPNSVSGTVIDVQVFTRDGVEKDKRALEVEEMQLREAKKDFNEEFKILEGGILNRARKLLVESGQNEDAIALLGAEKLLTQSLADEAQQAELEQLAAQYDELKAEYDKKFENKRRKITQGDDLAPGVLKIVKVYLAVKRRIQPGDKMAGRHGNKGVISTIVPVEDMPYDERGRTVDIVLNPLGVPSRMNIGQILETHMGLAARGIGERIEDMMKEQAELHELRDFIKKAYELGDCRQEVDIASFSDDEVRRLANNLKGGLPIATPAFDGAKESEIKELLELGGYPSSGQVTLYDGRTGDAFERQVTVGYMYMLKLNHLVDDKMHARSTGSYSLVTQQPLGGKAQFGGQRFGEMEVWALEAYGAAYTLQEMLTVKSDDVNGRTKMYKNIVDGNHKMEPGMPESFNVLLKEIRSLGINIELEES; from the coding sequence ATGGCTTACTCTTATTCTGAAAAGAAACGTATCCGTAAGGATTTTGGTAAACGTCCACAAGTTTTGGATATACCTTTCCTTTTGCAAACGCAGTTGGAATCGTTTAAAAAATTCATTACGCCGGACGCGGATGGCGATACTGGATTGGAAGCTGCATTCCGTTCTGTATTCCCTATCAAAAGCTACTCGGGCAATTCTGAACTTCAATACGTGAGTTACCGTATCGGAGAACCAGTATTCGATGTAAAAGAATGTCAAATTCGCGGCGTGACTTATTCTGCTCCACTTCGCGTTAAATTACGTCTTGTGTTAATGGACAAAGAAGCTCCAGGCACAGTCAAAGACATTAAAGAGCAAGAAGTTTACATGGGCGAGATCCCGCTCATGACAGACACAGGTACTTTCGTTATTAACGGTACCGAGCGTGTTATCGTTTCTCAGCTACACCGTTCACCTGGTGTATTCTTTGATAACGACCGCGGTAAATCACATTCATCGGGTAAAGTGCTTTATAACGCACGTGTTATCCCTTACCGTGGTTCATGGTTAGACTTTGAATTTGATGTTAAAGATAACCTTTTCGTTCGTATTGACCGTCGTCGTAAGCTACCGGCTTCAATCATTTTACGTGCACTAGAGTACACAACAGAGCAAATTCTTGATCTGTTCTTCGAAACGACAAGCTTCGAAGTAGTAAACGGTAAAGTGATGATGGAACTAGTACCATCTCGCCTACGTGGTGAAACTGCTGCATTTGATATTAAAGATGCAGACGGTGAGGTATTGGTTGAACAGAGCCGTCGTATCACAGCTCGTCACATCAAAAACATCGAGAAAAAAGGCATCACGCAACTTGAAGTGCCACATGAGTATATCATTGGTCGCGTAGTTGCTAAAAACTACATCGATGAGTCAACAGGTGAGATCATTGCTGAAGCGAACGCTGAATTATCGCTAGAGCTAATGGCTGAGCTTGTGAAAGCGGGTCACACTAAGATCGATACGCTTTACATCAATGAAGTAGACAGCGGTGCGTACATGTCTGAGACTGTTCGTATTGATTCTTCTTCAAACCGCCTAGAAGCATTGGTAGAAATTTACCGCATGATGCGCCCAGGCGAGCCACCAACGAAAGATGCTGCTGAAGCACTATTCGATAACCTATTCTTCTCTGAAGAGCGTTACGATCTATCAACGGTAGGTCGCATGAAGTTCAATAGCCGTGTTGGTTATGATTCAGATACAGGCCCAGGCACACTGTGTAAAGAAGACATCGTTTCTGTTATGAAAGTCCTTATCGACATTCGTAACGGTAAAGGTGAAGTGGATGATATCGACCACTTAGGTAACCGTCGTATTCGTTCTGTAGGTGAAATGGCTGAAAACCAATTCCGTGTTGGTCTAGTACGTGTAGAGCGTGCTGTACGTGAGCGTCTAAGTCTAGGTGATCTAGATAACGTGATGCCACAAGATCTGATCAATGCTAAGCCGATTTCTGCAGCTGTTAAAGAATTCTTTGGTTCTTCTCAGTTGTCACAGTTCATGGACCAAAACAACCCGCTTTCAGAAGTAACGCACAAGCGTCGTATTTCTGCATTAGGTCCGGGTGGTTTGACACGTGAGCGTGCAGGCTTCGAAGTTCGAGACGTACACGTAACGCACTACGGTCGTGTTTGTCCAATCGAAACGCCTGAAGGTCCAAACATCGGTCTAATCAACTCATTGTCAACATATGCTCGTACAAACGACTATGGTTTCCTAGAGACTCCATACCGTAAAGTTGTTGACGGTATCGTTACTGACGAGGTTGATTACCTATCTGCAATTGAAGAAGGTCAGTTCGTAATCGCACAGGCGAATACAAACTTGACTGAAGAAAATCAGTTTGCAGAAGAGCTAATTCCGTGTCGTCACAAAGGTGAATCAACCTTTATGCCGAGCGACAGCATCCAGTATATGGATGTATCTCCACAGCAGGTTATCTCTGTGGCAGCGGCACTTATCCCATTCCTTGAACACGATGATGCAAACCGTGCATTGATGGGATCGAACATGCAACGTCAAGCAGTACCAACACTACGCGCTGATAAGCCGTTAGTAGGTACAGGTATCGAGCGTACACTTGCAAAAGATTCAGGTGTAACAATCGTTGCTAAGCGTGGCGGTGTAGTTAAGTACGCTGATGCGAGCCGTATCGTTGTTAACGTTAATGAAGATGAGCGCGTTCCAGGTGAAGCGGGTATCGACATTTACAACTTAACTAAGTACACGCGCTCGAACCAAAACACATGTATCAACCAAAAACCAACTTGTATGGTTGGTGAGCCAGTAGTACGTGGTGACGTACTTGCTGATGGTCCTTCAACGGACTTAGGTGACTTGGCACTTGGTCAGAACTTACGTGTTGCGTTCATGCCTTGGAATGGTTACAACTTTGAGGATTCAATCCTACTTTCTGAGCGAGTTGTACAAGAAGATCGTCTAACTACGATCCACATCCAAGAGCTACAGTGTATCGCTCGTGATACGAAGCTTGGTCCAGAAGAGATCACAGCTGATATTCCTAACGTAGGTGAGTCTGCACTTGGCAAACTAGATGAGTCTGGTGTTGTTTACATCGGTGCTGAAGTGAAAGGCGGCGATATCCTAGTAGGTAAAGTAACACCGAAAGGCGAAACGCAGCTGACACCTGAAGAAAAGCTTCTACGTGCAATCTTCGGTGAAAAAGCGTCTGACGTTAAAGATAGTTCTTTACGTGTACCTAACTCTGTATCTGGTACTGTTATCGACGTTCAAGTATTCACACGTGATGGTGTTGAAAAAGACAAGCGTGCACTAGAAGTTGAAGAAATGCAGCTTCGTGAAGCGAAGAAAGACTTCAACGAAGAGTTCAAGATCCTTGAAGGCGGTATTTTAAACCGTGCGCGTAAGTTACTTGTTGAATCTGGTCAAAACGAAGATGCAATTGCACTTCTAGGTGCTGAAAAGCTACTAACTCAGAGCCTTGCAGATGAAGCACAACAAGCAGAACTTGAGCAACTTGCTGCACAGTACGATGAGCTTAAAGCTGAATACGACAAGAAGTTTGAGAACAAGCGTCGCAAGATCACACAAGGTGATGACTTAGCGCCGGGCGTACTTAAGATTGTTAAAGTTTACCTAGCTGTTAAACGTCGTATCCAACCAGGTGATAAGATGGCTGGTCGTCACGGTAACAAAGGTGTTATCTCGACAATCGTACCAGTAGAAGATATGCCTTACGATGAAAGAGGTCGTACGGTAGACATCGTTCTTAACCCACTAGGTGTACCATCTCGTATGAACATCGGTCAGATCCTTGAAACGCATATGGGTCTGGCGGCACGTGGTATCGGTGAGCGCATCGAAGACATGATGAAAGAGCAAGCGGAGCTTCATGAGCTACGTGATTTCATCAAGAAAGCGTATGAGCTTGGTGACTGCCGTCAAGAAGTAGACATTGCTAGCTTCTCTGATGACGAAGTTCGTCGTCTAGCTAACAACCTTAAAGGTGGTCTACCAATCGCGACGCCAGCATTCGATGGTGCTAAAGAGAGCGAAATCAAAGAGCTACTAGAGCTGGGTGGTTACCCGTCAAGTGGTCAGGTTACGCTTTATGATGGTCGTACTGGTGATGCGTTTGAGCGTCAAGTAACTGTTGGTTACATGTACATGCTGAAACTAAACCACTTAGTAGACGACAAGATGCACGCGCGTTCAACGGGTTCTTACAGCCTAGTTACTCAGCAGCCGCTGGGTGGTAAAGCACAGTTCGGTGGACAGCGTTTCGGTGAGATGGAGGTATGGGCATTAGAAGCATACGGTGCTGCCTATACACTACAGGAAATGTTGACAGTTAAGTCGGATGACGTAAACGGTCGTACTAAGATGTATAAGAACATCGTAGACGGTAACCACAAGATGGAACCGGGTATGCCTGAGTCATTCAACGTATTGTTGAAAGAAATCCGCTCGCTAGGTATCAACATCGAGTTGGAAGAAAGTTAA